A region of the Oscarella lobularis chromosome 17, ooOscLobu1.1, whole genome shotgun sequence genome:
agCTTACATGGGACAAACACGGCCCCACCTATACTTTTACTGATATAATATTTTTAAAGCCTTACTTCTGGAAGTAGTTTGCTTCCCAAATGAGTTGGCCCATCGCAATTCATAAAGGCTCTGTACGTGGCTTTTGATGTCGGTGTCGATTTCGATTGCTGTCACTTCGATATAAGATTTTGGCTTCTTTGCGGTTGCttttgatgacgatgacgtcacttgtcTTTCGTCCTCGTCATCTAGATGAAATCCATATATGTTAATCGACAGGAAATAGTGCAAATTATCACCTAAAATTTTTCCTGCTTTTTCGTGGTCACAAAATCTTCCTCGTCGGAATCCGACTTAAAATTTTGCGctcaaaagcgttttcgttcaATATACGTACCAAAATAGCGGGTCGCTTCTTTCTCGAATCTTTCGCCTGCCACTGGACGGCTTTACCGATCGCTGACGAGGCCGAAGTTGCCCCGGGACTTTGCTGAAAGTACGATCGAAATGTCTTAGAGGACGAGAGAGTCAAAATTCGCTTCGGAAAGTGGCGATAACTCAccatttttcttcacgaGTATACGGGTGCCGTCGAACAACAAACCCCGAATATGGTGGTATCTAAAGCCTGCCTAAACGCCTCGGGTACTTATGCTCGTACGTCCGACGTCCTTCGGAGAGCCTGTCTGAAActcgcgaaaagaaaaaactcgGTCTTTTGCACAGAACGAGCTCTATACCTACGGGACAAGTGTACGAATCcgcatttctcgtcgtcgcaataTTTGTCGTCTATAGCAATAGGTGCAGCGATATTCCAAGCAATCGAACGCCAAAGCGAAATCCGCCGAGGCGATATAGCGGCAGATCGAGACGCAAGCTCGAATCCTAGCTCAGATCAACGACATCGCGGAACGATTCAACGTGAGCTTCGAAGTCCAGCAGAACATATAAGCGCTCGTGCAGCAGAATGTAACTGGGTGTACGGGGCCTCTCGCTTTTACGATACCTAATGCAATCGATTGCATTAGGTATCGTACCAGTGGCGGATCTAGGATTCGAGCAAGGGGGGGTCCATGGGAGNNNNNNNNNNNNNNNNNNNNNNNNNNNNNNNNNNNNNNNNNNNNNNNNNNNNNNNNNNNNNNNNNNNNNNNNNNNNNNNNNNNNNNNNNNNNNNNNNNNNNNNNNNNNNNNNNNNNNNNNNNNNNNNNNNNNNNNNNNNNNNNNNNNNNNNNNNNNNNNNNNNNNNNNNNNNNNNNNNNNNNNNNNNNNNNNNNNNNNNNAGAGGATTAGCAAAGGTTTGCACGGTCCCAAGTGGGTTCTGCCGTTTATCGGAACTCTGGCTCCCATCCTAAATCCCTATGAGTTCGTAGTCGCGGCTCCGCAGAGGGAAGAGCGCGACTTATGGTGGAGCTACTTCATGGGAAAGTTAGTCATCCGCGGGCGCGAGCCACAGGAAGAGACATTTTTATTCCAGGTTCATTCTCTTTACCAAGGACATCTCATTGGCTAAGCGCATCATTAAAGAACAGGGCACGACGTTCAGCGCGTTTGTGTCGTTCACATCAAAGCAACTCTTCGGGTCGAGAACCCTGACCTTCTTTCCGAAGGGAGACCACGATGTCCTTCGAAGAGCCCTCGGTCCCATCTTCACCCGGCGCGGCGTTCTCACTCTGCTGCCGGCCGTCGAAGGAAACATTCGGAAACACCTGCGTCTGTGGATTGACGAACGCGAAATCACTGTCGCTGCGAGGGCCACCGACTTGGTTTTCGATTTCGTAACGGAGGCCTTTTTAGGAAATCTGTCGCCAGCCCAGACGAAGTCGTGGAGATACAAGTACCACCTTGTCTCCAAGGCGATTACAGCAGCGCCTGTGAACTTTCCTGGGACTACCTACTGGCGTGGCGCTAAAGCGCGCCAGTCCCTCACGCAGGACATGAAGCCAATCGTCGAGCTGGCAATAAAGCGCGCCGATGACGGACAAGAACCCACCACCATCATTGAGCACTGGGCTAAGGCGCTGATCGAGTCGAAGAAGGAGAGACTCGAAGACGCAGACATTCGGCAAGTAATCGAAGACAACCTagtcgcttttctcttcgccggTCAGGacacgtcggcgtcggcaaTATCATCTATGTTTGCCCGGTTGAGCGCGAATCCGGACGTATTGGAGAAAGTGCGCGCCGAACAGACGCGGGTTCGACCGCAGCGCGACGAGCCCATCACAGCTGACGCCGTTAATCAAATGAAGTACACGTGCCAGGTACGTTGACTAGCAGTAGGAGTCGAATAATTGCTGCGACCCTGGCGGCGCTGTAGTACGCCATTAGGGTTACAAAATAGATATCGACGTCAGCTTAGGTTAGAAGAGCAATTGCTCAGAAAGAGACGCCCAATATCGCTTTATTTTCTAAATAACTGGGGTAAACGGAAACTTGGTGTCAAGTCAAGTATACCTCCCGAGTAGTTTTTTCATGCAGGCCAACCTTCCTCGAGTGTAGTAGTACTAGTTGAGTTCTTAGCGTATTTTGCGCATTGAGAAAAACGCGCTGATTTTTGCGCACAAGTAAGACTGTCGGTCACTCGGTGCATGACTTCAGTTTCTCATTCACATTCATTTTGACATTCACACTTATTTTCGAATTATAATTCTATTCGTGAGCAGTTTGGTAGCGTCTAACCAAACCTTTAAAATTGTCCGCTTGCATCTTCCGTCTCAACGATTATtgttttgtcgttttctctcggAAGTCTTTCGGAGAAATATTGCATGTTTTGGAATTGGTTTTGAGCATGCTT
Encoded here:
- the LOC136197151 gene encoding probable cytochrome P450 524A1 (The sequence of the model RefSeq protein was modified relative to this genomic sequence to represent the inferred CDS: added 73 bases not found in genome assembly); protein product: MLVALAVLLFSTLILLLTWEQIVVQRISKGLHGPKWVLPFIGTLAPILNPYEFVVAAPQREERDLWWSYFMGKFILFTKDISLAKRIIKEQGTTFSAFVSFTSKQLFGSRTLTFFPKGDHDVLRRALGPIFTRRGVLTLLPAVEGNIRKHLRLWIDEREITVAARATDLVFDFVTEAFLGNLSPAQTKSWRYKYHLVSKAITAAPVNFPGTTYWRGAKARQSLTQDMKPIVELAIKRADDGQEPTTIIEHWAKALIESKKERLEDADIRQVIEDNLVAFLFAGQDTSASAISSMFARLSANPDVLEKVRAEQTRVRPQRDEPITADAVNQMKYTCQVVKEVLRLDSPAVTAPVIAEREFKIKGLVFPKGTVVFPFFLPALLDKGFVEPLKFDPNRFGLERREHALNAGNYLTFGVGPYRCLGNKLIEVVLTLTAAIAAMGAEWRRIPTVLGNKMTLDSTRRLADGCVIAIQAREA